A stretch of the Bradyrhizobium sp. CCBAU 53351 genome encodes the following:
- a CDS encoding pathogenicity island protein gives MHDADERAELGEAERLIAQGAVRKALGLEPVDLRLGLDVARNQLQKGAPIEAFRTYAALVVCDPSDPELQAGLANCALLLGEHSLALHAASAIVTLAPSDPRGYFFSGRACLAMGQLAEAIEDLTESTRLARGRQGDAPAIREEARKLLDRIALLKK, from the coding sequence ATGCACGATGCGGACGAACGCGCCGAGCTCGGTGAAGCTGAGCGCCTCATCGCCCAGGGAGCGGTTCGCAAGGCGCTCGGACTGGAGCCGGTCGATCTTCGCCTCGGCCTCGACGTCGCGCGCAATCAGCTTCAGAAGGGCGCGCCAATCGAGGCCTTCCGTACCTATGCTGCCCTCGTCGTATGCGATCCCAGCGATCCAGAGCTTCAGGCCGGACTTGCCAATTGCGCCTTGCTGCTCGGCGAACACAGCCTTGCCCTCCATGCCGCGTCGGCGATCGTTACGCTCGCTCCGTCGGATCCCCGCGGCTACTTCTTTTCCGGACGCGCCTGCCTTGCCATGGGCCAGCTCGCCGAAGCGATCGAAGACCTGACGGAGTCGACGAGGCTGGCCAGAGGACGGCAAGGTGATGCCCCTGCCATTCGCGAAGAAGCCAGGAAGCTGCTGGACCGGATTGCCTTGCTCAAGAAGTAA